From a region of the Leptospira kmetyi serovar Malaysia str. Bejo-Iso9 genome:
- the nuoF gene encoding NADH-quinone oxidoreductase subunit NuoF, which yields MAEMKLLTKYIDNPKSAELEFYESVHGYDGMKKALQMKPDDIIAEVKKSGLRGRGGAGFPTGLKWSFIPKDIPKPKYIICNADEGEPGTFKDRKLIENLPHQIIEGMIIGAKAIGSSKGFFYIRGEFQKGARTMQKAIDEAYAKGYLGQNILGSGFDFDLILYEGAGAYICGEETALINSLEGRRGHPRLKPPFPAVSGLYRSPTVVNNVETFSAVPHILDKGADWYSKIGTEKSPGTRLFSVSGHVKRPGVYEIELGTPLLELVNDLCGGIVDDKPLKAIIPGGSSVPILTAEECKTANMDFESMAAHKTMLGSGAVIVLAEGTDIVETTYRFARFYAHESCGQCTPCREGTHWVRDILYKIREGEGTTQDIDLILSLSRNMEGGTTICPLSDACVGAVRPALQKFRAEFDAKLKDKPEPTPDHPRRRKEDKISESATAGGRTAP from the coding sequence ATGGCAGAAATGAAACTTCTCACGAAATATATCGACAACCCTAAGTCCGCCGAACTCGAGTTTTACGAATCGGTTCACGGATACGACGGGATGAAAAAAGCCCTTCAGATGAAACCGGACGACATCATCGCCGAGGTGAAAAAGTCGGGACTTAGGGGAAGAGGCGGCGCGGGATTTCCGACCGGACTCAAGTGGTCCTTCATTCCGAAAGACATTCCAAAACCGAAATACATCATCTGCAACGCCGACGAAGGCGAACCGGGAACATTCAAAGATCGTAAACTGATTGAGAACCTTCCGCACCAGATCATCGAAGGGATGATCATCGGAGCCAAAGCGATCGGTTCGAGCAAGGGATTCTTTTATATCCGAGGAGAATTTCAAAAAGGCGCGAGAACCATGCAAAAGGCGATCGACGAAGCCTATGCGAAAGGATATCTGGGGCAGAATATTCTCGGAAGCGGATTCGACTTCGATCTGATTCTTTACGAAGGCGCGGGCGCTTACATCTGCGGAGAAGAAACCGCACTCATCAATTCTCTCGAAGGCAGGAGGGGCCATCCAAGATTGAAACCTCCTTTCCCCGCCGTGTCGGGACTTTATCGTTCTCCGACCGTTGTGAATAACGTGGAAACGTTTTCGGCGGTTCCTCATATTCTCGACAAGGGAGCGGATTGGTATTCCAAGATCGGAACCGAAAAATCTCCGGGTACGAGACTCTTCAGCGTTTCCGGTCACGTAAAACGTCCGGGCGTTTATGAAATCGAATTAGGAACTCCTTTATTAGAACTTGTGAATGATCTTTGCGGAGGAATCGTGGACGATAAACCTCTCAAGGCGATCATTCCCGGCGGATCTTCCGTTCCGATTCTCACCGCGGAAGAATGCAAAACCGCGAATATGGATTTCGAATCCATGGCGGCCCACAAAACCATGCTCGGTTCGGGCGCGGTCATCGTTCTTGCGGAAGGCACGGACATCGTGGAGACCACGTATCGTTTCGCGAGATTCTACGCTCACGAATCCTGCGGTCAGTGTACTCCTTGCCGCGAAGGTACTCATTGGGTTCGGGACATTCTTTATAAGATTCGTGAAGGAGAAGGAACGACCCAAGACATCGACTTGATTCTTTCCTTGTCCAGAAACATGGAAGGTGGAACGACCATCTGTCCTCTTTCCGACGCTTGTGTGGGTGCGGTTCGTCCGGCCTTGCAAAAATTCCGCGCGGAGTTCGACGCAAAACTCAAGGACAAACCGGAACCGACTCCGGATCATCCTCGGAGAAGAAAGGAAGATAAGATTTCCGAATCGGCGACAGCGGGAGGAAGAACTGCTCCATGA
- the nuoE gene encoding NADH-quinone oxidoreductase subunit NuoE, with amino-acid sequence MSYKFSAESEKRFQKMLEVFPDKRSLILPCLYILQREHGFVDQEGMNYIADRLGDPISLAQVYGVATFYTLYNKKPVGKYHIQICGTSSCYLQGNDTIEKHLCEKLGIHLGQTTPDQKFTLEEVECLGACGYAPMVQINDDFHEQLTPEKVDQILSGLN; translated from the coding sequence ATGAGTTACAAGTTCAGTGCGGAATCCGAAAAAAGATTCCAAAAGATGCTCGAAGTGTTTCCGGATAAACGATCCTTGATTCTTCCCTGTTTGTACATTCTACAAAGGGAACACGGTTTTGTGGATCAGGAAGGAATGAATTACATCGCGGACCGTCTCGGAGATCCGATCTCTCTCGCGCAAGTCTACGGGGTCGCGACGTTTTACACTCTTTACAATAAAAAACCGGTCGGTAAATATCATATCCAAATCTGCGGAACCTCGAGCTGTTATCTGCAAGGGAACGATACGATCGAAAAACATCTCTGCGAGAAACTCGGAATTCATCTCGGACAAACCACTCCGGATCAAAAGTTCACCTTGGAAGAGGTGGAATGTTTGGGCGCATGCGGTTACGCTCCGATGGTGCAGATCAACGACGATTTTCACGAACAACTTACGCCCGAAAAAGTGGATCAGATTCTAAGCGGCCTGAACTGA
- the nuoD gene encoding NADH dehydrogenase (quinone) subunit D translates to MMYEKTAEHFGQKFANLPEGHLLVNLGPSHPATHGILQNVIQLDGERIVEAESIIGYVHRCFEKLGERYTYNQFLVCTDRMNYVSTPLNNIGWILAVEKMMQIEVPDRVTYVRMIISELSRIMDHIICTGILGVDLGAFSGMLHLFHHRENIYQVIEKLTGARLTTTFCRIGGLERDLYPEFVKEVKLICKGLKPAIEEFNSLLLKNKIFLGRTEGIGGISAEDAIAYGFSGPNLRAAGVDWDVRKDEPYMLYDKVDFDVPVGEDGSVLHRSLVRMEEMRQSIRIIEQLVDGIPEGPWHADLPHAYLPEKNKVYNNMEELIYHFKIIMHGVKVPPGEHYMATEAANGELGFYIVSEGEKSPWRVHVRRPCFWYYQSFSELVRGGLLADSVATMSSLNVIAGELDC, encoded by the coding sequence ATGATGTACGAAAAAACGGCCGAACATTTCGGACAAAAATTCGCCAACCTTCCCGAAGGACATCTTCTCGTAAACTTGGGACCTTCGCATCCGGCCACGCACGGAATTCTCCAGAACGTGATCCAACTCGACGGAGAAAGAATCGTAGAAGCCGAATCGATCATCGGTTACGTTCACCGTTGTTTCGAAAAATTAGGAGAACGTTATACTTACAATCAGTTCCTAGTCTGCACCGATCGTATGAACTACGTTTCGACTCCGCTGAACAACATCGGTTGGATTCTCGCGGTGGAAAAGATGATGCAGATCGAAGTTCCGGATCGAGTTACGTATGTGAGAATGATCATCTCGGAACTTTCGAGAATCATGGATCATATCATCTGCACGGGAATTCTCGGAGTGGATCTCGGCGCTTTTTCGGGAATGCTCCATCTCTTTCATCACAGAGAAAACATCTATCAAGTCATCGAAAAGTTGACGGGCGCGAGATTGACCACGACCTTTTGCAGGATCGGCGGTTTGGAAAGGGATCTTTATCCCGAGTTCGTCAAAGAAGTAAAACTCATCTGCAAGGGATTAAAACCCGCGATCGAAGAGTTCAACAGTCTTCTTCTCAAAAATAAAATCTTTCTCGGACGCACCGAAGGAATCGGCGGAATCTCCGCGGAAGACGCGATCGCCTACGGATTCTCGGGACCGAATCTCCGCGCGGCCGGAGTGGATTGGGACGTCCGCAAAGACGAACCGTATATGTTGTATGACAAGGTGGACTTCGACGTTCCGGTCGGAGAAGACGGTTCCGTTCTTCACAGAAGTTTGGTGAGAATGGAAGAGATGCGTCAATCGATCCGAATCATCGAACAACTCGTGGACGGAATTCCGGAAGGGCCTTGGCACGCGGATCTTCCGCACGCCTACCTTCCCGAAAAGAACAAAGTCTACAACAACATGGAAGAATTGATCTATCACTTCAAGATCATCATGCACGGCGTCAAGGTTCCTCCGGGAGAACACTACATGGCGACCGAAGCGGCCAACGGAGAACTCGGATTCTACATCGTTTCCGAAGGGGAAAAATCCCCCTGGAGAGTTCACGTTAGACGCCCTTGCTTCTGGTATTATCAATCCTTTTCCGAACTCGTTCGCGGAGGACTTCTTGCGGATTCGGTCGCGACGATGAGTTCCTTGAACGTGATCGCGGGGGAGTTGGACTGCTGA
- a CDS encoding NADH-quinone oxidoreductase subunit C, whose translation MKEEVERFLKEKFPHFLDTQETTISNVPVFFLKAEGLVPVLSALKNDPTLNYNFLNDLTAVDWLGKKEPRFEVCYLLRSGSKASSRIQFKVRLEDGESVPSITSVFKGANWPEREVYDLFGISFIGHPSLDRILMPDNFQGHPLRKDFPLEGFGQDYLIEDLLQIHVNEDITKEGGK comes from the coding sequence ATGAAAGAAGAAGTAGAACGATTCCTAAAAGAAAAATTCCCTCATTTTTTGGATACGCAGGAAACGACGATCTCCAACGTCCCCGTTTTTTTTCTAAAAGCGGAGGGATTGGTTCCCGTATTGTCCGCCTTGAAAAACGATCCAACACTCAATTATAATTTTCTAAACGACTTAACTGCGGTCGATTGGCTCGGAAAAAAAGAACCCCGTTTCGAAGTCTGCTATCTGCTTCGATCGGGAAGTAAGGCTTCGAGCAGAATTCAATTTAAGGTTCGGCTCGAAGACGGAGAATCCGTACCGAGTATCACTTCTGTTTTCAAAGGCGCGAACTGGCCCGAACGCGAAGTATATGATCTTTTTGGAATCTCTTTTATCGGACATCCGAGTTTGGATCGGATTCTTATGCCGGACAACTTTCAAGGGCATCCTCTTCGTAAGGATTTTCCGTTGGAAGGATTCGGACAGGACTATCTCATCGAAGACCTTCTTCAGATCCACGTAAACGAAGACATCACAAAGGAAGGAGGAAAGTAG
- a CDS encoding NADH-quinone oxidoreductase subunit B encodes MGLSDLSKAPGQALGDMVQLGSIESVIQWGRSYSLWPYPFATACCGIEYMSTACSDYDIARFGAERPSFSPRQADMILVLGTITYKMAPVLRQIYDQMAEPKFVISVGACASSGGMFHTYGVLQGVDRILPVDIYVPGCPPRPEAILDALLKLQAKLKTQGLEARRQEVMQKIQELNERNKPLVVR; translated from the coding sequence ATGGGATTGAGTGATTTGAGTAAAGCCCCGGGCCAGGCCCTGGGCGATATGGTTCAACTCGGAAGCATCGAGTCCGTAATTCAGTGGGGAAGAAGTTATTCTCTTTGGCCGTATCCGTTCGCGACCGCTTGTTGCGGAATCGAATACATGAGCACGGCTTGTTCCGATTACGATATCGCGCGCTTCGGTGCGGAACGACCTTCGTTTTCACCGCGTCAGGCGGATATGATTCTGGTTCTCGGGACCATTACTTATAAGATGGCGCCGGTGCTTCGTCAGATTTACGATCAGATGGCGGAGCCGAAGTTCGTGATCAGCGTGGGAGCTTGCGCTTCTTCGGGTGGAATGTTTCATACATACGGAGTTTTGCAAGGAGTGGATCGGATTCTCCCCGTGGACATTTACGTTCCGGGATGTCCGCCGAGACCGGAAGCGATCTTGGACGCCCTTTTGAAATTACAGGCGAAACTGAAAACCCAGGGGCTGGAAGCGAGACGTCAGGAAGTGATGCAGAAAATCCAGGAATTGAACGAAAGAAATAAACCCCTGGTTGTACGATGA
- a CDS encoding NADH-quinone oxidoreductase subunit A, protein MDSAPEHLGPLLIQFLLGVGFSALILTLAILIGPKKKSKPQDTFECGVQYYGDARGLFNIKFYLVAVLFILFDIEAVFLFPYAVNLIGFKNAGIGLFLVVEMFVFVLTLVVGLYYIWKKGALEWD, encoded by the coding sequence ATGGATAGCGCTCCCGAGCACCTTGGCCCTTTATTAATTCAATTCTTACTCGGAGTCGGATTCTCCGCTCTGATTCTTACCCTTGCCATACTCATCGGCCCGAAAAAAAAGTCCAAACCGCAGGACACGTTCGAATGCGGGGTTCAATACTACGGGGATGCGAGAGGACTTTTCAATATCAAGTTTTATCTTGTCGCGGTCTTATTCATTCTGTTTGATATCGAAGCAGTTTTCCTTTTTCCTTACGCGGTCAATCTGATCGGATTTAAGAATGCGGGAATCGGACTTTTTCTCGTAGTCGAGATGTTTGTGTTTGTCCTGACCTTGGTCGTTGGTTTATACTATATCTGGAAGAAAGGAGCCTTGGAATGGGATTGA
- a CDS encoding MaoC family dehydratase, translating into MAKVVLSSFAELEAYTGKEIGVSDYHTVTQEQVNKFADATLDHQWIHTDPARAAKESPFGGTIAHGYLTLSMAPYLLSQILELKNIKMGINYGMEKLRFLEPVKVGSKLRIRAELIELKDLRGTARMTLKMTFETEGSTKAAAVGEVIYLYQFA; encoded by the coding sequence ATGGCTAAGGTAGTATTGTCCAGTTTTGCCGAACTAGAAGCCTATACGGGAAAGGAAATCGGAGTATCCGATTATCATACGGTGACACAGGAGCAGGTGAACAAGTTTGCCGACGCGACCCTGGATCATCAGTGGATTCACACCGACCCGGCTAGAGCCGCAAAGGAATCTCCTTTCGGAGGGACGATCGCTCACGGATATCTTACCTTATCCATGGCACCCTACCTCTTATCTCAAATATTAGAATTAAAGAATATTAAGATGGGGATCAATTACGGGATGGAGAAACTTCGGTTTTTAGAGCCCGTAAAAGTAGGAAGCAAGTTGAGAATTAGAGCGGAGTTGATCGAACTGAAAGACCTAAGAGGCACGGCGAGAATGACTCTGAAGATGACTTTTGAAACCGAAGGATCCACGAAAGCGGCGGCCGTAGGAGAGGTAATCTATCTATATCAATTTGCCTGA
- a CDS encoding MarR family winged helix-turn-helix transcriptional regulator: MSPRLIIYMISRIRDEFHRHLNLELKEKGLGPLTTTHADILFALVKKKKAQMQEIAKMINRDKSTLTALVDKLEALGFVERTRDPEDQRIVHLELTNKAYSVRPVLLGISRSLVNNLYKGFTEDEKRELVRLLMKLYQNQNPESATVELLQ; encoded by the coding sequence ATGAGTCCTAGACTGATCATCTATATGATCTCGAGAATTCGAGACGAATTCCACAGACACCTAAACCTGGAGCTGAAAGAAAAAGGTTTGGGTCCGTTAACGACCACTCACGCAGACATCCTGTTCGCGCTTGTCAAAAAGAAGAAAGCGCAGATGCAGGAGATCGCGAAGATGATCAATCGAGACAAATCCACGTTAACCGCTCTTGTCGACAAGTTGGAAGCGTTGGGTTTCGTCGAAAGAACGAGAGATCCCGAAGATCAGAGAATCGTCCATCTGGAACTAACGAACAAGGCGTATTCCGTTCGCCCTGTACTACTCGGAATTTCCAGATCGCTCGTAAACAATCTCTACAAGGGATTTACCGAGGACGAAAAAAGGGAACTGGTGCGGCTTTTGATGAAGTTGTATCAGAACCAAAATCCGGAGTCCGCCACGGTGGAGCTCCTTCAGTAA
- a CDS encoding DUF3995 domain-containing protein — MEPIAQITSWISGTILFVLSGLHFYWVAGGTKGKNRAIPEVQGKPAFQPGKLTTATVGILLFLAVLFPIGLRMQAPFGIFRNLLEYGTVFLSFVFLLRAIGDFKLVGFFKRIRGTDFAKYDDLYYSPLCLILSLLLFVSRF; from the coding sequence ATGGAACCGATCGCTCAGATAACGTCTTGGATTTCCGGTACGATTCTCTTCGTCTTATCGGGACTTCATTTCTATTGGGTGGCGGGAGGAACCAAAGGAAAAAATCGCGCAATACCGGAAGTACAGGGTAAACCGGCGTTTCAACCGGGAAAACTCACCACCGCAACGGTGGGAATTCTGTTATTTCTTGCCGTCTTGTTTCCGATCGGACTCAGAATGCAGGCTCCGTTCGGAATTTTTCGCAATCTATTGGAGTACGGAACCGTATTCTTATCCTTCGTGTTTTTACTCAGAGCGATCGGAGACTTTAAACTCGTCGGGTTTTTCAAAAGAATCCGGGGAACCGACTTCGCAAAATACGACGACCTCTACTATTCTCCCCTTTGTCTTATACTTTCCCTTTTGCTGTTCGTTTCCCGTTTCTAA
- a CDS encoding CASTOR/POLLUX-related putative ion channel translates to MKSNHKFSDKLRYHFDNFMSRGGGSVFVALITLFLIAFVLLSVFRLLGGLIFPDESIQGKGEFLWRVFLQISDAGAVAEDGESNWFNKTTGILTVFLGLVLFSSLVAFITNQFDQKIQDLRKGKSDVLEKDHTIILGFGVRVVEIIKELIEANSSESRAVVVILAEEDKEAMDDYLSENLEERKTTKIITRSGTPSSLHSLRKVNAGEAKSVLVLNSSGEEDGKDGRNIGDAKVLKSLMALVALGHERELPPIVAELYNEENRMIAQELSSSIQVMDERNILAKLLVQTSRTSGLAVVYSNLVGFEGDEIYFYKPSSGWKGNDYQQISFRFNESVPLGFRKEDGEIILNPSQDYVPSDSEDAILLAEDDSKIRYSDSPVASPKDFNLPKKKRNNPVDKQLIVGWNSKSPLIVEEYAKFVSPGSTIDILVKQIDDEFKSTVLRLKKKYPKITLRSFQADLSQESVMKRLAPESYDSVIFLAEEKENIEEVDAQTISLLLRFRQYFKRYAFKTGNQPSTQLITEIMNSENTEIVLETGVKDFLISNQFVSKMMAQVSQEPDVMRIYENLFSPEGSEIYLKPASLYFDHLPQTLSFADCVGAALKRGETCFGIRIASEELEEENGYGVHLIPLKDANFTVRPEDTLIVLAEDQS, encoded by the coding sequence ATGAAATCAAACCACAAATTTTCGGATAAACTTCGGTATCATTTCGACAACTTCATGTCCAGAGGAGGAGGTTCGGTATTCGTAGCGCTGATCACTTTGTTCCTGATCGCGTTCGTATTGCTCTCCGTATTTCGTTTGTTAGGCGGACTGATTTTTCCGGACGAATCGATCCAAGGAAAGGGAGAATTTTTGTGGAGAGTATTCCTGCAGATCTCCGACGCGGGCGCGGTCGCCGAAGACGGAGAATCGAACTGGTTCAATAAAACTACCGGAATTCTCACCGTGTTCCTCGGATTGGTGCTCTTTTCGAGTTTGGTCGCGTTCATCACGAATCAGTTCGATCAAAAAATCCAGGACCTAAGAAAAGGGAAAAGCGACGTATTAGAAAAAGATCATACGATTATTCTCGGCTTCGGAGTTCGGGTCGTGGAGATCATCAAGGAATTGATCGAAGCGAATTCTTCCGAATCGAGAGCCGTAGTCGTGATCCTCGCCGAAGAAGACAAGGAAGCGATGGACGATTATCTTTCTGAAAATCTGGAGGAAAGAAAAACGACGAAGATCATCACACGTTCCGGAACTCCTTCGAGTCTTCATTCTTTGAGAAAAGTGAACGCCGGAGAAGCGAAGTCCGTGTTGGTTCTCAATTCTTCCGGAGAAGAGGACGGTAAGGACGGCAGAAACATCGGGGACGCAAAGGTTTTAAAATCGTTGATGGCGTTAGTCGCGCTTGGTCACGAACGGGAGCTTCCTCCGATCGTTGCGGAACTCTACAACGAGGAAAATCGAATGATCGCCCAGGAACTTTCCTCTTCGATCCAAGTGATGGACGAAAGGAATATTCTCGCCAAACTTCTCGTTCAAACCTCGAGAACCTCGGGGCTCGCGGTCGTATATTCCAATCTTGTGGGATTCGAAGGCGACGAGATCTACTTCTACAAACCTTCTTCGGGTTGGAAGGGCAACGATTATCAACAAATTTCATTTCGGTTTAACGAATCGGTTCCATTGGGTTTTCGCAAAGAGGACGGTGAAATCATTTTAAATCCTTCTCAGGATTACGTTCCGAGCGATTCCGAGGACGCGATCCTTCTCGCGGAAGACGATTCCAAAATCCGTTATTCGGACTCGCCGGTCGCAAGTCCGAAGGACTTCAATCTTCCCAAAAAGAAAAGAAACAACCCTGTCGACAAACAACTGATCGTGGGTTGGAATTCGAAAAGTCCTTTGATCGTGGAAGAATACGCGAAGTTCGTTTCTCCCGGTTCGACGATCGACATTCTAGTCAAACAGATCGACGACGAGTTCAAGTCCACGGTTCTTCGTTTGAAGAAAAAATATCCGAAGATCACGTTACGCTCCTTTCAAGCCGATCTTTCCCAGGAATCGGTGATGAAACGTCTCGCTCCCGAATCTTACGATTCCGTAATATTCTTAGCAGAGGAAAAGGAGAACATAGAGGAAGTGGACGCGCAGACGATTTCGTTGTTGCTTCGTTTTAGACAATACTTCAAACGATACGCGTTCAAAACGGGCAATCAACCGTCTACTCAGCTCATCACCGAAATCATGAATTCCGAAAACACGGAGATCGTTCTCGAAACCGGAGTGAAGGACTTTCTGATTTCCAATCAGTTCGTTTCCAAGATGATGGCTCAGGTTTCGCAGGAACCGGACGTGATGAGAATCTACGAAAATCTTTTCAGCCCGGAAGGAAGCGAGATTTATCTCAAACCCGCGTCCTTATATTTCGATCATCTTCCTCAGACCTTGAGTTTCGCCGATTGTGTAGGCGCGGCTTTAAAACGCGGAGAAACCTGTTTCGGAATTCGAATCGCTTCCGAGGAATTGGAGGAGGAAAACGGATACGGAGTTCACCTAATCCCTCTTAAGGACGCGAACTTTACGGTTCGTCCCGAAGATACTTTGATCGTATTGGCGGAGGATCAATCTTAA